The following coding sequences are from one Parabacteroides pacaensis window:
- the ybaK gene encoding Cys-tRNA(Pro) deacylase, whose translation MKVNKTNVARLLDKAGIHYQLVPYEVDENDLSAVHVAEQLGEDVAQVFKTLVLKGDKTGFFVCIIPGAEEVDLKLAAKISGNKSCDMIPMKELLPTTGYIRGACSPIGMKKHFPTYIHDTCLQFPLIYVSAGQRGLQIQIAPNDLIKEIQATIGKLIKETT comes from the coding sequence ATGAAAGTAAACAAAACCAATGTAGCCCGATTACTGGATAAAGCAGGAATCCATTACCAATTAGTGCCCTACGAGGTAGATGAAAACGATTTAAGTGCCGTACATGTAGCTGAACAATTAGGAGAAGACGTAGCTCAAGTGTTCAAAACATTAGTGTTGAAAGGCGATAAAACAGGGTTCTTTGTTTGCATTATTCCCGGTGCTGAAGAAGTCGATTTAAAATTAGCCGCCAAAATATCCGGAAATAAAAGTTGCGACATGATTCCGATGAAAGAACTCCTTCCCACCACAGGGTATATCCGCGGAGCATGTTCCCCTATCGGCATGAAAAAACATTTCCCTACTTATATCCATGATACATGCTTGCAGTTTCCTTTGATATATGTAAGTGCCGGGCAAAGAGGATTACAAATTCAGATTGCTCCGAACGATTTAATAAAAGAAATCCAAGCTACCATAGGAAAACTCATTAAGGAAACAACATAA
- a CDS encoding symporter small accessory protein, with protein MFGIHDPGIWLAYVLAVVCLVFSIWFGITHWNKDSDEDINPQ; from the coding sequence ATGTTTGGAATACATGACCCTGGTATCTGGCTAGCTTATGTGTTGGCAGTTGTTTGCTTAGTGTTTTCTATCTGGTTCGGCATTACGCATTGGAATAAAGATAGCGACGAAGATATTAACCCTCAATAA
- a CDS encoding phenylacetate--CoA ligase family protein, producing the protein MYWQKDIETMSRPDLEKFQLERLKATVTLAQNSAFYSKIFKEKGITADSFQSLEDLKKLPFTTKNDLRSTYPFGMASVPLEKCVRLHSSSGTTGNPTVILHTQKDLDEWANQVARCMYMVGIRNTDVFQNTSGYGMFTGGLGFQYGAEKLGCLTVPAAAGNSKRQIKFIRDFGSTCLHIIPSYATRLAEVFYELGIDPRKDTRLKALFIGAEPHSEEQRQRIEQLFGVKAYNSFGMSEMNGPGVAFECPQQNGLHIWEDYVIVEIVDPVTLEPVPDGEVGELVLTTINREAMPLLRYRTRDLTRVIPGECPCGRTHKRLARFQGRSDDMMILKGVNLFPIQIETVLMQFKELGSNYLITLETIGNNDEMLIEVELSDLFTDDYSVLQRLTKEITRQLKDELLLTPKVKLVAKGSLPASDGGKAVRVKDLRKLV; encoded by the coding sequence ATGTACTGGCAAAAAGACATCGAAACGATGAGTCGTCCTGACTTGGAGAAATTTCAACTCGAACGGCTGAAAGCCACTGTAACGTTGGCACAAAACTCGGCATTCTATTCAAAGATATTTAAAGAAAAAGGGATTACCGCCGACAGTTTTCAATCGTTGGAAGACCTGAAAAAACTTCCTTTTACCACAAAGAACGACCTTAGGAGTACCTATCCTTTCGGTATGGCATCCGTTCCCCTTGAAAAATGCGTACGATTACATTCTTCAAGCGGTACTACGGGAAATCCGACAGTTATCCTCCACACACAAAAAGATTTGGATGAATGGGCTAACCAAGTAGCCCGTTGCATGTATATGGTAGGCATACGCAACACAGATGTATTCCAGAACACTTCCGGATATGGGATGTTTACCGGAGGGTTAGGCTTCCAATACGGTGCGGAAAAATTAGGTTGCCTCACCGTTCCTGCCGCAGCCGGTAATAGTAAACGGCAAATCAAATTTATCCGTGACTTCGGATCTACCTGTTTACATATTATTCCGAGTTATGCCACCCGTTTAGCTGAAGTATTTTACGAATTAGGCATAGACCCGCGAAAAGATACGAGGCTAAAAGCTCTTTTTATCGGAGCCGAGCCTCATTCCGAGGAACAACGCCAACGCATCGAACAACTTTTCGGCGTAAAAGCATACAACAGCTTCGGTATGTCCGAAATGAATGGTCCCGGCGTAGCCTTCGAATGTCCGCAACAAAACGGGCTACACATCTGGGAAGATTATGTAATTGTTGAAATCGTAGATCCGGTAACCCTGGAACCTGTACCTGATGGTGAAGTAGGCGAATTAGTGCTCACCACGATCAACCGGGAAGCGATGCCTTTACTTCGTTACCGTACACGTGATTTAACCAGAGTTATTCCCGGGGAATGTCCTTGCGGCCGTACTCATAAACGCTTAGCCCGTTTCCAAGGACGTAGCGATGATATGATGATCCTGAAAGGTGTAAACCTTTTTCCCATCCAAATCGAAACGGTACTTATGCAATTTAAAGAATTAGGGAGCAATTACCTTATTACTCTCGAAACAATCGGCAACAACGATGAAATGTTAATTGAAGTGGAATTAAGTGATCTTTTTACTGACGATTATAGTGTATTGCAGCGGTTGACCAAAGAAATTACCCGCCAGTTAAAAGATGAATTACTCCTTACTCCTAAAGTAAAACTGGTAGCTAAGGGTTCTTTACCTGCATCGGACGGTGGTAAAGCCGTACGAGTAAAAGACTTGCGGAAGCTCGTTTAA
- a CDS encoding Tex family protein produces MNDIFFSLTSQEINLPLNQVRNTITLLNEGATIPFISRYRKEITGGLDEVQIGNIKDCCNKLTELAKRKETILSSIEQQDKLTDELRTRIENCWDNTELEDIYLPYKPKRQTKAEIARSKGLEPLAKILMAQNERDVNHRASLFINKDVKNEEEALQGARDIIAEWINEDEQARHIVRNSFERTALITSKVIKGKEEEGNKYQDLFDYSYPLNKCSSHRLLAIRRGETEGILRVNITPDTEGCLERLTRRYIKGNTEAADQVQKAVGDSFKRLLKPSIENEFAAIAKQKADEEAIRVFAENLRQLLLAPPLGQKRVLGVDPGFRTGCKLVCLDEQGNLLHYEAIYPHPPKNERTKAYIKVSTLIDSYRIDAVAIGNGTASRETEQFFTSLRYNRDVQVYVVSENGASIYSASKVAREEFPEYDVTVRGAVSIGRRLMDPLAELVKIDPKSIGVGQYQHDVDQAALKKSLDQTVESCVNLVGVNVNTASKHLLMYISGLGPTLAQNIVDYRTANGAFRNRKDLLKVPRMGNKAFEQSAGFLRISNGKNPLDNSAVHPESYPVVEKMAKDLNCSIEDLIQNKELKKKLDLKKYVTDKVGMPTLLDIMEELDKPGRDPRKQIEVFEFDKNVRTIDDLREGMVLPGIVSNITNFGCFVDIGIKENGLVHLSNLADRFINNANDVVSIHQHVKVKVLSIDKERKRIQLSMKGI; encoded by the coding sequence ATGAACGATATATTTTTTTCGCTGACCTCACAAGAAATTAATCTGCCTTTGAATCAGGTACGGAATACAATTACTCTATTGAATGAGGGGGCAACCATTCCTTTTATTAGTCGTTACCGAAAAGAAATAACAGGTGGTTTAGATGAAGTTCAGATAGGGAATATCAAAGATTGTTGCAATAAACTGACCGAACTGGCTAAGCGGAAAGAAACCATTCTTTCCTCGATTGAACAACAAGATAAACTTACAGACGAACTTCGCACCCGCATAGAAAATTGTTGGGATAACACCGAACTGGAAGATATTTACCTTCCTTATAAACCTAAACGCCAAACGAAAGCGGAAATTGCCCGCTCAAAAGGATTGGAACCGCTTGCAAAAATCCTTATGGCACAAAACGAACGTGATGTCAACCACCGGGCTTCTCTATTTATAAACAAAGATGTAAAAAACGAAGAAGAAGCGTTACAAGGTGCTCGCGACATCATTGCCGAATGGATTAACGAAGACGAACAAGCCCGTCACATCGTAAGAAATTCATTTGAACGTACCGCCTTGATTACCTCTAAAGTAATCAAGGGAAAAGAAGAAGAAGGAAATAAATACCAGGATTTATTCGATTACAGTTATCCTTTAAATAAATGTAGTTCCCATCGTCTGCTGGCTATTCGCCGCGGCGAAACAGAAGGAATCTTGCGAGTGAATATTACTCCGGATACGGAAGGTTGCCTGGAACGTCTGACTCGCCGTTACATAAAAGGAAATACGGAAGCTGCCGACCAGGTACAAAAGGCCGTCGGTGATTCTTTCAAACGGCTACTTAAACCTTCTATTGAAAATGAATTTGCAGCTATCGCCAAACAAAAGGCGGATGAAGAAGCAATCCGTGTATTTGCTGAAAACTTGCGGCAACTGTTACTGGCTCCTCCGTTAGGACAAAAACGCGTATTGGGAGTAGATCCCGGCTTCCGTACCGGTTGTAAATTAGTCTGTCTGGACGAACAGGGCAATTTGCTCCATTATGAAGCCATTTATCCCCACCCTCCGAAAAACGAACGTACAAAAGCCTATATAAAAGTATCTACTTTAATAGATTCTTACCGTATCGATGCTGTAGCTATCGGTAACGGAACCGCCAGTAGGGAAACCGAGCAATTCTTTACCTCTTTACGTTATAACCGCGATGTGCAGGTATATGTCGTAAGTGAAAACGGAGCTTCCATCTATTCGGCTTCCAAAGTAGCCAGGGAAGAATTTCCGGAATATGATGTTACTGTCCGTGGTGCGGTGAGCATCGGACGCCGTTTGATGGACCCTCTTGCCGAATTGGTAAAGATAGATCCTAAAAGTATCGGCGTAGGCCAATATCAACATGATGTAGACCAGGCAGCCCTTAAAAAGTCATTAGACCAAACAGTAGAAAGTTGCGTTAACTTGGTAGGGGTAAATGTAAATACTGCCAGCAAACATTTACTTATGTACATTTCCGGATTAGGTCCTACCTTGGCTCAAAATATTGTGGATTACCGAACTGCCAACGGGGCCTTCCGTAATCGGAAAGATTTACTGAAAGTTCCTCGTATGGGCAACAAAGCATTCGAACAATCAGCAGGGTTCTTACGTATTTCGAATGGAAAAAACCCGTTAGATAATTCCGCAGTCCACCCCGAAAGTTATCCGGTTGTAGAAAAAATGGCAAAAGATTTAAATTGTTCCATTGAAGATCTAATTCAAAACAAAGAACTCAAGAAGAAGCTGGATCTGAAAAAATACGTTACGGATAAAGTAGGAATGCCTACCCTTTTGGATATCATGGAAGAATTAGATAAACCGGGACGTGATCCCCGTAAACAGATTGAAGTATTTGAGTTTGACAAGAATGTACGTACTATAGACGACTTACGGGAAGGCATGGTTCTTCCGGGTATTGTTAGTAACATTACCAACTTCGGTTGTTTTGTCGATATAGGCATTAAAGAAAACGGATTAGTCCATCTGTCTAACCTGGCAGACCGATTTATAAATAATGCCAATGATGTAGTTTCCATCCATCAGCATGTGAAAGTTAAAGTGCTTTCTATCGATAAAGAACGGAAGCGTATACAATTATCTATGAAAGGTATATAA
- a CDS encoding ABC transporter substrate-binding protein produces MKLYLSFLLMIVCSCTGTHQTDKEDIKVGVLRGPSAIAFAQMMNQETYVQGHKLVVELINSPDIIQARLIKNDVDIAVLPMINAANLYNKGVHYRLQGCPIWGTLYLVSHKEIDKVTQGETLHLFGLGTTPDILTRYYLSTHGIPISKLTLNYAFPTAREIMQALLIKKAQTAVLSEPFLSMALQKDSTLHIIADLNCSGNQIKGYAQTAIVTTTKLNSCRSEIDSLLSASCRFAITKPQEAIRILEQKKVFPQGMLTPESIKRCMIHYLPAHKIKKEVTTFLDIIYKYEPKALGGKLPDTSFITCNP; encoded by the coding sequence ATGAAACTATACCTTTCCTTTTTACTAATGATAGTATGTTCATGTACAGGAACTCATCAAACAGATAAAGAAGATATAAAAGTAGGAGTGCTACGAGGTCCTTCCGCTATTGCCTTTGCACAAATGATGAATCAAGAAACATACGTACAAGGACATAAATTAGTAGTAGAATTAATAAATTCGCCGGATATTATACAAGCACGACTTATTAAAAACGATGTCGATATAGCGGTTCTGCCAATGATTAATGCAGCTAACCTGTATAATAAAGGAGTACATTACCGATTACAAGGTTGCCCTATTTGGGGAACACTTTATTTGGTATCACATAAAGAAATAGACAAAGTAACCCAAGGAGAAACCCTTCATTTATTTGGGTTGGGAACCACTCCGGACATTTTGACCCGTTATTATCTTTCTACCCACGGGATTCCTATTAGTAAACTAACTTTAAACTATGCTTTTCCCACAGCCCGCGAGATAATGCAGGCATTGCTTATAAAAAAAGCCCAAACCGCTGTATTAAGTGAACCCTTCCTAAGTATGGCTCTACAAAAAGATAGTACGTTACATATTATTGCCGATTTAAACTGTTCCGGAAATCAGATAAAAGGATATGCCCAAACGGCCATTGTTACCACGACAAAATTAAACAGTTGCCGAAGTGAAATAGATAGTTTGCTATCTGCATCCTGTCGTTTTGCTATAACAAAACCGCAAGAAGCTATCCGTATCCTGGAACAAAAGAAAGTTTTTCCGCAAGGAATGCTTACGCCGGAAAGTATCAAGCGGTGTATGATACACTATCTTCCGGCACATAAAATAAAAAAAGAAGTAACCACGTTTCTGGATATTATTTATAAATATGAACCTAAAGCCTTAGGAGGCAAATTACCTGACACCTCTTTTATCACTTGTAATCCATGA
- a CDS encoding acetolactate synthase, whose protein sequence is MTVTQISIFLENKFGKLSEILAMLGNENIRIVAATIADTSEFGILRLIVSNPQEAYKILKNNNVSANMTDVLAIKTPSCAGSFAKTINCFTKAGLTIEYMYCFSVDGKAVLILRTNNREAALDVIRRNNLESLIESDLIKL, encoded by the coding sequence ATGACAGTTACACAGATTTCTATTTTCCTGGAGAATAAGTTCGGCAAGCTAAGCGAAATATTGGCAATGCTGGGAAATGAAAATATACGGATTGTTGCGGCAACTATTGCCGACACATCTGAATTCGGTATTCTAAGACTTATTGTAAGCAATCCGCAAGAAGCTTATAAAATCTTGAAGAATAACAACGTAAGTGCTAACATGACAGATGTGCTCGCTATCAAAACTCCCTCATGCGCCGGAAGTTTTGCAAAAACAATCAATTGTTTCACGAAAGCAGGCCTAACTATTGAATATATGTATTGTTTTTCCGTAGACGGGAAAGCTGTATTGATTCTACGCACCAATAATCGGGAAGCTGCTTTAGATGTGATCCGGCGCAACAACCTCGAATCTTTAATAGAAAGCGATTTGATAAAATTGTAA
- a CDS encoding glutathionylspermidine synthase family protein: MERIQITPRPDYKSQIEALGFDFHQDYWKEDAYYSFSPAEIETLEEATRTCYQMYIDAVEYVIKFDLWDELHIPRTVVPAIIRSWNEDDLSLYGRFDFAFINGVPKLLEFNADTPTSLFEASIVQWNWKEDRFPDADQFNSIHEALIQSWKDINEVYRYDRYDFACVTTSPEDYTTTSYICSTANLADLNTAMMDMEDIVHMNESFYTPGMQPINCLFALYPFEWLFNEFPEGIAEAEMIWIEPLWKAIMSNKYMLTILSKLFPTSPYIVRAYPQPFGLSYCEKPIFSREGANVSLVKNGTVVEATGGDYGEEGYIYQELIDIQPYDGMYPVIGSWVIGGEPAGIGIRETASRITDNLSYFVPHIIK, translated from the coding sequence ATGGAAAGAATCCAGATTACTCCGCGTCCCGACTATAAATCACAAATTGAAGCCTTAGGATTTGACTTTCATCAGGATTATTGGAAAGAAGATGCCTATTATTCTTTCTCCCCGGCTGAAATAGAAACATTGGAAGAAGCAACCCGTACCTGTTACCAAATGTACATTGATGCCGTAGAGTATGTTATCAAATTTGATCTTTGGGACGAGTTACATATTCCCCGTACCGTAGTTCCCGCCATCATTCGTAGCTGGAACGAAGATGATTTATCCCTGTACGGACGTTTTGATTTTGCTTTCATAAACGGGGTACCTAAGTTACTTGAATTTAATGCGGATACTCCTACCTCCTTATTTGAAGCTTCTATTGTACAATGGAACTGGAAAGAAGACCGCTTTCCGGATGCCGACCAATTTAATTCCATCCATGAAGCTTTAATCCAGTCATGGAAAGATATAAATGAGGTTTACCGGTACGATAGGTATGACTTTGCCTGTGTCACCACTTCTCCGGAAGACTACACCACCACATCTTATATATGTAGTACGGCTAATTTAGCCGACCTCAACACAGCCATGATGGATATGGAAGATATTGTTCACATGAACGAATCTTTTTATACGCCGGGGATGCAACCAATCAATTGTCTTTTTGCCCTCTATCCGTTCGAATGGCTGTTCAATGAATTTCCCGAAGGTATTGCCGAGGCGGAAATGATCTGGATTGAACCTCTATGGAAAGCAATTATGAGTAATAAATACATGCTTACTATTTTAAGCAAGCTTTTTCCTACCTCTCCCTATATTGTACGGGCCTACCCGCAGCCTTTCGGACTTTCTTATTGCGAAAAGCCGATCTTTTCACGGGAAGGAGCCAACGTTTCCTTGGTGAAGAACGGTACGGTAGTCGAAGCCACCGGAGGCGATTATGGTGAAGAAGGATATATTTACCAGGAATTGATCGACATACAACCTTACGACGGTATGTATCCGGTGATAGGTTCTTGGGTTATAGGCGGAGAGCCCGCCGGCATAGGTATACGCGAAACGGCTTCGCGTATTACAGATAATTTAAGCTATTTTGTACCGCATATTATCAAGTAA
- a CDS encoding serine O-acetyltransferase, with protein MNRTDILEEIQKNVKILSEANRPEFKYIPLHPNPSPSVDKLKKMMHLLRTIIFPGFFGAEQEANPYSIQYYIGVYLEQLYELLQEQIYHGLCFEKEECAKGKQTASEVAVAFINKVPEIKHLLSTDVKAILDGDPAAKSVSEIIFCYPSIQALLHHRVAHALLKLGVPVIPRIISEMAHSLTGIDIHPGASIGEYFGIDHGTGVVIGQTAVIGNHVRLYQGVTLGAKSFTLDENGLPMDVPRHPILEDYVTVYSNTSILGRITIGRGSVIGGNIWLTYSVPPYSKVLQTKAIESE; from the coding sequence ATGAATAGAACAGATATTTTGGAGGAGATTCAGAAAAATGTGAAGATACTTTCCGAAGCAAACAGACCGGAATTTAAGTATATACCCTTACATCCTAATCCGTCACCGTCAGTGGATAAATTAAAGAAGATGATGCATTTATTACGTACAATCATTTTTCCTGGTTTTTTTGGCGCCGAGCAGGAAGCAAATCCATATTCCATCCAATATTATATAGGGGTATATCTGGAACAATTATATGAATTATTGCAAGAACAAATCTATCATGGCTTATGCTTTGAAAAGGAGGAGTGTGCTAAGGGAAAGCAAACGGCTTCGGAGGTTGCGGTTGCTTTTATAAATAAAGTGCCGGAAATTAAACATTTGCTTTCTACGGACGTAAAAGCTATTTTAGACGGAGATCCGGCTGCTAAAAGTGTGAGTGAGATTATTTTTTGTTATCCTTCCATACAAGCTTTATTGCATCATCGGGTAGCGCATGCTTTGTTGAAATTGGGAGTTCCGGTCATTCCGCGTATTATTTCGGAAATGGCGCATTCGCTCACTGGAATCGACATTCATCCGGGGGCTAGTATCGGTGAATATTTCGGCATAGATCATGGAACAGGGGTGGTAATCGGTCAGACGGCAGTCATCGGGAATCATGTACGTTTATATCAAGGGGTAACATTAGGGGCTAAAAGTTTTACTTTGGATGAGAATGGCTTGCCGATGGATGTACCGCGTCATCCGATATTGGAAGATTATGTAACGGTGTATTCCAATACTTCTATTTTGGGTAGAATTACGATTGGACGTGGGTCGGTCATCGGAGGTAATATCTGGTTAACGTATAGTGTTCCTCCTTATTCGAAGGTACTCCAGACGAAAGCGATAGAGTCGGAATAG
- a CDS encoding sodium:solute symporter family protein, which translates to MDNTLTLGLIVIIYLFAIAFLGYLGYKKTKDASDYLLGGRQMNPIILALSYGATFISASAIVGFGGVAATFGMGIQWLCLLNMFMGVVIAFIVFGRKTRKLGVIHNARTFPQLLGAHYNSRGIQIFIAAVIFIGMPLYAAVVMKGGAVFIERLFNIDLHVALLIFTLVVAAYVTTGGIKGVLYTDALQAVIMFFCMLFLLFWFYKIMGLGFTEANQALTDIAPKVPERFQALGHQGWTSMPVTGSPQWYTLVTSLILGVGIGCLAQPQLVVRFMMVESSRQLNRGVLIGCVFLIITVGAIYHVGALSNLFFLKTHGVVASEAIKDMDKIIPLFIDEAMPAWFGALFMLCILSASMSTLSAQFHTMGAAFGADMFTHLFQKTKENSTAIVRIGVLFSILVSYVICYTLSAGIIARGTALFMGICAATFLPAYFCSLFWKRATRQGALASLWIGALASLFAMLFLHKAEAAPIGLCKTLFGKDVLIETYPWHAIDPILFALPLGIITIIIVSLMTKPEKAS; encoded by the coding sequence ATGGACAATACACTTACCCTAGGATTAATTGTAATCATTTATTTATTTGCCATTGCCTTTCTTGGTTACCTGGGCTATAAAAAGACCAAAGACGCCAGCGATTATTTGCTGGGAGGACGTCAGATGAACCCTATTATTTTAGCACTTTCTTACGGAGCCACGTTTATTTCAGCTTCGGCTATTGTCGGATTCGGCGGGGTAGCTGCAACTTTCGGAATGGGTATTCAATGGCTCTGTCTCCTCAATATGTTTATGGGGGTAGTAATTGCATTTATTGTTTTCGGACGCAAAACCCGGAAACTTGGCGTAATCCATAATGCCCGTACCTTCCCCCAACTCCTTGGTGCTCATTACAATTCGAGAGGAATACAAATATTTATCGCTGCCGTAATTTTTATCGGAATGCCTCTATACGCCGCAGTAGTAATGAAAGGAGGAGCCGTTTTTATTGAACGTCTTTTTAATATAGATTTGCACGTAGCCTTACTAATTTTCACATTGGTAGTGGCTGCTTATGTAACGACAGGAGGAATCAAAGGAGTACTTTATACGGATGCTTTGCAAGCTGTTATTATGTTCTTCTGTATGCTATTCCTATTATTTTGGTTTTATAAAATTATGGGATTGGGATTCACCGAAGCGAATCAAGCATTAACAGACATAGCCCCGAAAGTACCGGAACGCTTCCAGGCACTAGGGCATCAAGGTTGGACAAGCATGCCTGTTACAGGATCACCTCAATGGTATACACTCGTCACCTCGCTTATATTAGGAGTAGGAATCGGATGTTTAGCCCAGCCTCAATTAGTAGTACGCTTTATGATGGTGGAAAGTAGCCGGCAATTAAACCGGGGAGTATTAATAGGTTGCGTTTTCCTTATTATTACGGTAGGTGCTATTTATCACGTAGGAGCTCTTTCTAATTTGTTCTTTTTAAAAACGCATGGCGTTGTCGCTTCGGAAGCCATTAAAGACATGGACAAAATTATTCCTTTATTCATAGACGAGGCGATGCCGGCATGGTTCGGGGCACTCTTTATGCTCTGTATCCTTTCTGCCAGCATGTCTACGTTAAGTGCCCAATTCCATACCATGGGTGCAGCTTTCGGAGCCGATATGTTTACTCATCTTTTCCAAAAGACAAAAGAGAACTCTACCGCCATAGTCCGTATCGGCGTATTGTTTTCTATCCTGGTAAGTTACGTCATTTGTTATACGTTAAGCGCAGGAATTATTGCACGCGGAACAGCTTTGTTTATGGGAATATGTGCCGCAACATTCTTACCTGCTTATTTTTGTTCTTTATTCTGGAAACGGGCTACCCGGCAAGGAGCATTGGCCAGTTTATGGATCGGAGCTCTGGCAAGCCTTTTTGCCATGCTGTTTTTGCATAAGGCGGAAGCCGCCCCTATCGGATTATGCAAAACTTTATTCGGTAAGGATGTTTTAATAGAAACCTATCCTTGGCATGCCATCGATCCGATTCTTTTTGCGCTACCTTTAGGGATTATTACTATTATTATCGTGAGCTTAATGACGAAACCTGAAAAAGCAAGTTAA
- a CDS encoding ATP-binding cassette domain-containing protein, protein MKKIIIPCLSFGLLLLVWQLGATGINKPELIPDLPRLLTALGGLFISESFYRSVITTLLRGVAGILLSFILAGGTALLFARIEWIYELFRPVIVLMRSVPVISFILLALIFLQPEGIPLIIAFLTMFPLLNENLTKGFKNLQPGWSGMARTFRIRKINYYTQILYPQIKPFLFSGLASAIGFGWRAIIMGEVLAQCTFGIGSEMKKAQTFIDVPSLLGWTLIAVVISFIFDKGVDKLSRIYFPIHYKPERKLSFPPAPIFSSQDKTIRLDNISKDYKGVAVLQNLSLIFEGSKIYGISAPSGTGKSTLLNLINGWALPSSGSIRINRQAGIACVFQEPELIPTLTVIENILLPLASLYEKEEANNRAYRFLRLVEMEDFVSRYPTELSYGQQQRVSLARALAYPSPILLLDEPFKGLDNELVKRIILRIHKLHADSKQTIIFVTHKPEELALLAETTIKLY, encoded by the coding sequence ATGAAAAAAATAATAATTCCCTGCCTTTCTTTCGGTCTCCTCTTATTAGTATGGCAACTAGGGGCAACCGGAATAAATAAGCCGGAACTTATACCGGATCTACCTCGCTTATTAACTGCGTTAGGAGGATTGTTTATTTCAGAAAGTTTCTATCGATCGGTTATAACAACACTTTTACGAGGTGTAGCAGGAATACTTCTTTCGTTCATACTGGCAGGGGGAACCGCCCTGCTGTTTGCAAGGATAGAATGGATTTACGAACTGTTCCGTCCGGTAATCGTACTCATGAGGTCTGTGCCGGTAATATCATTTATCCTACTGGCCCTTATTTTCCTTCAACCGGAAGGAATTCCTCTGATAATTGCCTTTCTCACTATGTTTCCCCTGCTAAACGAAAACCTGACGAAAGGGTTCAAAAATTTACAGCCTGGATGGTCGGGTATGGCGCGGACATTTCGTATACGGAAAATCAATTATTACACACAAATCCTTTATCCTCAAATCAAACCGTTTCTTTTCAGCGGACTCGCCTCCGCAATAGGCTTTGGCTGGAGAGCCATTATTATGGGAGAAGTACTAGCCCAATGTACTTTTGGTATAGGAAGTGAAATGAAAAAAGCCCAAACATTCATTGATGTGCCTTCTTTACTGGGGTGGACTCTTATTGCCGTAGTGATAAGTTTTATTTTTGATAAAGGAGTAGATAAATTGTCAAGAATATATTTTCCCATTCATTATAAGCCAGAGAGAAAATTATCTTTTCCACCTGCACCTATTTTCTCATCCCAAGACAAAACTATCCGATTAGACAATATAAGCAAGGACTATAAAGGCGTGGCTGTCCTACAAAATCTGTCACTTATTTTTGAAGGAAGTAAAATATACGGGATCAGTGCTCCGTCAGGGACAGGAAAAAGCACTTTACTTAATTTGATAAACGGTTGGGCTCTCCCTTCTTCGGGAAGCATCCGTATAAACCGGCAGGCAGGGATCGCTTGCGTATTCCAAGAGCCGGAATTGATACCCACTTTAACAGTAATCGAAAACATACTTCTCCCTTTAGCTTCCTTATATGAAAAAGAAGAAGCGAATAATAGAGCTTACCGATTCTTGCGACTTGTGGAAATGGAGGATTTTGTTTCCCGTTATCCAACCGAACTTAGTTACGGACAGCAACAACGTGTTTCCTTGGCACGCGCTCTGGCTTACCCCTCTCCTATTCTTTTATTAGACGAACCTTTTAAAGGGTTGGACAATGAACTTGTAAAACGTATTATACTTCGCATACATAAATTGCACGCCGATTCAAAGCAAACTATTATCTTTGTAACGCATAAACCGGAAGAACTGGCACTTCTTGCCGAAACAACCATCAAACTTTATTAA